From the Argentina anserina chromosome 3, drPotAnse1.1, whole genome shotgun sequence genome, the window ACCCTTTAGTTCAATGTGAACAAGGGTGTGAAAGAGAACTCTTCACAGATAAGAAGTGATCTGAGTGATGAAAGCAGCCTTCATTTACTGTGAAAAATGAACCCTTTtccttccttctttttctttcttttttgttttgggtgcagacagagagagagagagagagtaaagAAGCAGAGTGAAGGCAGAGGCAGTATTAATATCTGGAGCACTGAGAATCTGCAACACACTTTGTTGGGTGCTGTGCCATTTGAACGTTTAGTTTATTATCAAGCAAAGTGGGAAAATACAAAAGGCTTCAGCATTGAGAAATAtgaacgttttttttttctcttgttttGTTCTTATTATCTCAACGGTATATGGTCTTTAGGCTAAGAACATATATTCCTGCACCATTTTTGGACATTGTGAGTTTGTGACTAGACATCTAAATATACAAAACTCATCTGCTGTAGTGGTTTTGCTGTAAAAGTTTTGTATCAATACTAAATCCATACTTTAGGTAGATAGTTTGGTAATCGGAGATTAATTCAAAGCCAAACAGACTCGATGTAGCATTAATCATTGACATGTTATTGTATAAAAGTAGTCTGCATAATGTATTGGAAAAATTTATGTACTGTGAATCAATCTTTgttctaaacttttagtataTTGGTACGGTGGTACCTACTGAGtattattttcattgattAGGAAATAATATCAGTATATGTGGAAAACTGCAAATACCAGATGAAAATGGTTGCTAAAAATGGGATCTTCAAGCTTCattgtcttttctttttctttttttctcataGAACCTGGATGATGGTGGTCATGATGGGTCAAGCTTCTCTGGTTTGGAGCTTTGCTTTGGGTTGTCTACTTGTTCCAAcgttataattttttataaggTCACCCGTGAGTGTGCGAAAATGGGGAGAGAGACTCCTTTGGTTTGGTTGGGTGGGTGGGGGTGTTGTGGGACGGTGGTGTATTGAGTAGTCTAGGGTGTTTGAGTACCATATGTGAACCTGACTGCGACTTCTATTCCAAGGTTTACTATTGTCTTCTTCCCCATCACCCATTTCTCTGTGTCACCGACGAGTAGCTTCTTCAGTCAGGCCGTTAGGGGACTTCAACTATATCAAACTTATTCTGATCAGCACTCAAAGTGTGTGTCGTTACTTACTAAAGATATCCGGAGttaaaattttagttttttagaTTTTAACACGGTAAGTCAGACATGTGACGTGATACAATTGTCATAAGAGCTATAAAATGACTTGTTAAAACAATAGATTAAGTCGTTTATGCTTTCTTATGGTTATTGGAATGACATTAACGACAAACATATTATGCTCGATTCAATTTGCAGTGTCTTGCTAGCCCTTATAACAAGCGAAATACACAGAGAGCTTCTGGTGTCCCATACATTTCTGTACCGTGACTATCGTCCCATATGCCAGTAGGGCTGGTACTGCTCTGCTTTTAGAAACCATGATGGTTCTATTTTAATAGTCGTTGGAAGTTCATGGTGTCCTCCATTGTGCCAAAAGAACCTGATTCCTACAATCTTTAGGATCATTCTCTTTTGGAGTCTAAATCATGACCTTCTCCATGTGACAAAatcaaaaggaaaaaacaaCATGTCTACCACTCAACCGTTGCTCATTCACACCATCTAATCTATATGGAGGATACAAATGATTGTGGTCGAGTACTATTGTACTACCAGAGAAAGACTGGTGCCATATCTAACTTTTGCAATCCTCTTTCATTTCACATATTCAGCAGAAAAGTTGGCAGTTGGCACAAACATCTGGTATCTGCTAATTTAGTAGAGTCCTCAATTCAATCGAAGTAAGAATAACGACTTTGATAGTTTGATTCTTAGTGCAAAGAACAAAACATGACTATCACATTGTGGGTAACTTGTTACCAACATTTTGTCCGGTATAAGCTAATAAGCTTTAACAGTTTAACCTACTAAGAGCCTTAGGTCATTTCCAATCCACTCAAGTTAAAGGGCTAAAAGACATTAGGTGAGGGCTAAAAAATATTGTTAAGGGCTATTTAGTCCTTTGAGtaggttttaattttttttgtttattcaatAGATCATCCACATCTAATTTTCATTATCAACtacatttaattttaattatgtatttttattaatacagttaatttaaaatttaatgattaaaataattaactttaattttgatgattaatacaattaattttaattttaattgattaataaaAATGTTGaggattaaaattaaaaaaatggattaaaagaataatatatatatatgtcaaccTCACTATATTTCTCTATTCCAAGAAAATAATCTATACAAcctcactatatatatatatatatattttttattattattattggaaTGAGTATTTTGTTGATACATTTATGAAGCAAACAACTATTTTCTTTCTAGTTGAAGCAAACGGCTACTTTTGAGGTAGATAAGTTCACAATGTCattgcttcattttttttattttgttaaatttagGGTAAATTCCTTCTATAGCACTTGAGGTATGACCAATTGGATACTTTGGTACATATTGTTTCAAAGATGACAGTTTGATACATGAAGTTAGGTTTTATACGACACGTTAGTACTCATGTTGACTAATGAGAGGGTAAAATAGACATTTaagtatatatttaaaaaaaatacgaGTTTTATGTGTTCATTATCCTCCAATATTAATCGTTTTATGTATTTAAGTTAATATTTTTAGGTCATATTGATAGTATAAGTCAGTTTTAtgtttatgaaattcaatcgTCTAACAAAATTACTCTGCAAggtttatttaattaattaaaagcaTTCTCGTGGGTATTTAAATCATAAATTATAGATTTcctaaaaaaaaccaaaattttcatctttaattaaagcttaaaattttcatgtttattttctcgcaaataatacaaaaatgataaataaCAAATTGATAGAAATTAGCCTTGAGCCCATAAAAATTCtatttgtatttttaatttttgataaataatatataaatgtcaattttaccatatatatttaacaaaaaagTCAACATAAGTATTAAAGTGTCACATAAAATctaactttaggtaccaaggTGTCATCTTTGAAACATTAGGTATTTAAAGTGTCTAAATCATAATACCTCAGGTACTATAGAAGGAATTTacccttaaatatatattattacgTCAAATGTGGTTAAAATAGAGAAGTGAGAggtaataataattttaatttaaatatataatacaatGTCGGaactaattttttaattatgaaaataacttatttacttgaaataaggttctaatacaaaattataatatttacaACCTCAAATCTTAAAATATAATCTAGGACTAAAAATTTAGACATATAAGTTAGAGACGGTTGATGTCACGATAATTTAACTTTTCAGAATTAACATTTTAGTCTTGAGACTATTTTTAGTATTTCGGGTCGAAGATGAGCTCAGGTGAAGCGATTTACAAACAGAAAGACTAGGTTATGAGCCCATATACAACATCAGTCTAGGCCCACAGTTTCACTGGTGCTGAATTGAAAGTGATAGGTATATCTGAACTGATCAAAGTTTGGGGCGCCAATTGAAGAGTTGAAAAGTTTATCCAGTTTTTGAGTGAGTGAGGATGTTATTGGCAATGGCAGCCATAGCAATAGCTTCACCAAATCCCCTGCATTCATCTCTCACTTTGTCAAATGCCAGAGGAAGAAGAGCCTTCTGTACTAGAAGAAGAACCCATTCTCTGAAGATTAGTGGGTCCAGTCTTGCTGATGGCTCTGCTCTCTTCCAAGCAGCCCATTACACTGTATGAGTTTCAATACTTCTGCTTTGCTTTCATGTTGGGttcatttaaattttttgagTATATGGGAGCGTTACTGTTGTTGATAATGATTTTAGGGGTGTATAACACTTTTTTAGAGTTAAAAGATTGATCTTTGTTGTGATTTGTGAGTAAGGTCTGAAGCTTTGCTAGCAATTAGAACATGGAGAAAGTGAAAGCAGGAAACTTTGCAGTTTTTATGCTATAATAGTGTTTAAGACTTTAAGCTATTTGGCTGTGGACAAGAAGTTACATATATGACAGAATTATGACATTTCTATTGTGAGATCACAGTATTCATGGCTTTCTGGTTGAATTTGGAGATATAGCTTGTAACTGTGGCTGGATTAATTGAAACTATAGCTGGCTAGTTTAGCCAGGAAGAAGCATGAATAACGAAATTATGAAAGACTGACAACAGTTATCtctatttatttttgtctTGCTTTAGTGATGTCTGGATGCTTTGTATATGTAGGAACTAATTGAAGGAAgattcatatttgaatttctagGTGGATAACTATATTAAGAGTGGTATGGTGATTGGGCTAGGGTCTGGTATAGCTTCTGGTATGGCCATGCAGTATATAGGTCTGCAACTTGGAGCTGGTGCTTTTAAGGACATAGTGGGGATACCGATGTAAGTATGCATTCTTTCACCTCGTCGATCTTATTAGGAATTTACAGTCATCTTTTTGTCTCCGTTTGTTCTGCATATGATTCTTGGGCTCCTTCTGAAGTTTATAAAATACTGCAAGTGACTATTGATGTCCTAGAAATATATTGAACTTGGTATTTCAGCACAATATATATTGAACTTGGTATTCAGTTATATAAAATACCAAGTGGAACTAGAGTCAGACTCTAATCCTACGAAGGGTGGTCgtgctttcttttctttcccacCCCCTCCATCTATCATAAAGGAGTATTGCTTTTCCTTTTGCAGGTCAGTAGCATCTGCAAATGAGGCGGCAAAGGCAGGAATTCCGTTGGGTCATTATGAGGATAGTTCTCGAGTGTGTACAGATTCTAATCATCTGAAAATTTCCattttcatttatatttttctgtaTTATATTATGCTTTCGAGGATGGTGCACTTGTACTTGTCTGTTAATCCAGAAAACACCCCAGTAATTGTCATGTCTATACATTCCCCTTTTGAttcgagaaaagaaaaagttaCACTTGTATTGAACAACTCTGAAATTATCACGAGTTCACgacataaaaattgaaaatgaaaaaaaatgatattctaGCTATCTAGTTCGTACATATATTATTAGACATTTTCTTGATCAGTGTGCTTTCCACCACCTTCAGTGTGTTCAATATAAGATTCCCCCTAAAATTATACCTTAGTAGATTATCATTTTTAACTTACTTTTTTGTAGATTGATTTTGCATTTGATGATGCTGATATAATAGAAGAAAGGACACTTATTGCTGTCATTGGGAGAACAAGATCGCAGGGTGAGGAGTCTATAATCCAAGAGAAGGTGATTTATGATAATATTGCCTATAATATATAGGGTGTTCTAAATTCAAGTCATTGCTCGGCAAAGTTCTCTAGCAGTGCAAGTTATTTCACATTTATTTTAACTTggataaattgatatatcagaGTTATGTTTCTTATGATTTAGCCcacactttttgtttctttttgttgGCAGACTATATTGAACGCAGCCAATAAACTTGTCTTCATAGTCAGAGAAAACCAGTATAAATGTGGTATGGATGGCTCTATTCCAGTTCTGGTAAATCCTGTAAGTGGCTATGCTCAAAATCTCTTTCAGTCAAGATTTTAACAAACCAGAATAAGAATGATTTTCTATACAGTCAAAGTAATTTTCAGGTAAACTGGATGGAAACTGCTGAAGAGATTGATGACCTGTTTTTAGGTGATGCAGAGGTCTGCTTCTATACTGTGAAGTCACTATTTcagtattttattttatattaccTTAATCGATTACATTTTATAATAGGAACCTAAGCACTTGCCACTGTCTCAGTAAACAGGTGATTTATCTCAAATTAGTTCtctatataagaatttttcaGGGTCTCCTAGCTAGGAAGTACCAATGGTGAATAAGCGGTGTGCAATACTtacaaaccaaaagaaaaatacttttatttttcaagatGAAAATAGTTGTGAATAACAAGATGTAGCTCTAATCTTCTAATCTTCTAATCTTCTAGTTCCTACATAAAGAGTGTTCCGCCCTTCATAACCAGTAACCAGCTTTCTCTTTTACTAAGCCCTCATTCGACAAATCTTGCATTATAAAGAATCATAAAAGATGAAAAAGCAGCTGGCAACATCATGTGGACCATGGTGTTTCCACACGCTCTCTGTGTTTATTCTCAAGAAATTGTAGACGCTCTTGCAACATCGTGTGGATTATGGTGGTTTGCGCACAAGTACAGTGATTATGTTCAGGAAGTTGTAGAAATACTTTTGCAATGTAAGTCTTGGGTACTAATAGAATGGATACCATCAGATTTTTAGTATTGCTAGTTTCCAGCCTTCCATTTATGAAGCACATGCAAATCACAGTTAGAAATTGTTCATGAGAGAAAGGAGCTAGATTGATATTGTCAAATTACTCTCGTCTTTTCTAATTGGATTTCCTTCTAATCCCTCTGAAGCTCTGGAGGAGACCCTCAGTTGGGCTGGCAGGGCCTCATGGTGGTCAGTTCCCTCTAGTCACCAGAGAAGGCCATAACGTTATTGATGTCATATTTACATCTCCAATTCTAAGCCTTGGTAGGTCTTTTGGcattttcttgttttaatATATGCTTCCATAGTTGACGACAAGTTTGGATGTCTCTTCTGAATTTCAATTGTAGCTGAAGTATCAATGAGCCTTGATAATATTGATGGAGTCATAGAGCATGGAATCATTTCCAAGTTCCCGTTAAGTTTTTTTATCCCTATTACCTTTGCTTTTACAGAGCTGAACATGCCTTTTGCTTTATACATGAACATAACAGCATCACTCTTCTTAAATGCAAAGGAGTGATGCACTGATGCTTGTACTAGGTTAGATGGTAGCTATTTTATATTTAACTGTTCAATGCCGGAGATTAAGATTTACATGAAAGTAGTTATGCAGGTTCatatcataaagctaaagttTTGATTCTGTGGTTTAATAGTCATATATCATGTCTATACTTTTTTCCAAAACAAGAATGAAAGACATTTTCAAAGATTATCTTATTGGGATTTTCAAATCGCAAAGCATATTTTAGTTTCCAGGAGGGCATTCAACTACAACTCTACAAGAAATTAGAAAAGTTAAATAAATAGATACTGCCACTTACTGAGTTACATCTTGTGACTAGTGAGTCCATATAGACATCTCAAATTCTTGTTACATTCTTGTGTTTATAATTAGAGATCCTATATTTACTTGtaaaaaaaacttcattttCCATAAGTATCATGTTTAATACGTTGGAGTGCTAATTACGTATTGGTATACAACTAATTCctcctttcttgtttttgttgaATCACAGATGCACCGCAGTAATTGCTTCGGAGAGTGGGCTGTCTGTTGTTGATAATGTGCCAAAGAATGCAGTAAAGGAACCTTAATAGCTCGACCACGCATCTCTCTCACCGGGTGCATTGGTATTCTTTCCCCCTTTCTAGAACATAAGCTTCTGTAGAGATTTTACTCTTCATCAGCAACCCCCATATTTATTGTGTGCCATTCTCATATGGCTTTAATACATAATATATTGTAGCCATCTATACGTATAGCATATGTCTGTTTGCTGATAGGTATGGAACTCAGGTTGGATGAACCTACCTACCTGCTTTTGGAGAAACTGGGTCTATGTGATTAATTTGAGCATATACAAACACAGGAACCTTCATACTGACAAATTCAAGTATATGATATGTTTGTATAATTATGCAAAACTTGTTTTGTTCGAGTAATAACAGTGGATTCTTGTTTTCAAAATATGcattcttgtttttctttcttttcttttttgtttggaCAATTATGGCTTCTTGTATGTGTTTGAGCTTTTTCAAGCACAATTGAAATGTGATTTTCTTTGTAGGTTTGTCACTTCATAGGCCTTTTGTTTTAATGGGGTAGAGGTGAACTGTGTTTACATTAAAAACCATGATACCGATTactaaaggaaaaaaaaaacactgatAATGATTGATATGGTCAAGAATCAAGATACGTATGCTTCGACGGTTGGACTAAAAAAAGTAGAGCCAAATTTTTCAATAGTCATAGATGTAGGGAGGTGTTTCTAGGAAGATAACAGATACGTTAGACATCATTTCCTAATCTTAACCAAGCAACACAACTCTAAAATATTAGGTTCATGTCTTATACATAGTTTCACGCacacaaacaaaaatatataataaagaaCCTGTGCAAAGAGCACGGCAGCACGCCAAGGTTGACAGTGCCATGCTGCCTGGTCTTCCTACTCCTGGTCTCCTGCGCCAGGGTTCAACTAAATTGGCTGAGTTAAGTCTGCTCTGGTGTTTCTGATATCCTGTAAACTGACCAACTTGGAAGATTGATCAGTTAACTTCTTTTTTATCAGTTGGTCAATCAGGGTGGTAGTTGTAGTCACTTTGGTCAGTTGGTTGTAGCCTCCCACATTCCTTTGTCATGTTCTGTGACAAAGTCAAGTTAGACTTTAGACTTCAGTACCAATTAGAACGTCATTGATGAATGAGTACAAGGTTATTTACTCTTTAGGTTAACTTCTCAACTAATTTTCTGCCTAATAGGTACTACAGAAAGATAGGTGGAAACATATCAtcttctatatttatttcGTAGATCATATCATCATGATCcagaatttatataataaatcgATTCTTAGTGGATATGAAGTCACATTGGATCAAGATCTATCATCAGGTTTTAATAATTTATCCAGGACATGAGTAGTCGTGGTTTAGGAATTAGAATACAGACATATGCAAATGTTAAAGAATATTATTTAGAGATATTGTCATGATGTTTAAAAGAACAATCCTCTATAAatctgttatatatatatatatatatatattattttatttttgaagggATCTGagttttatattaaaactaccAGGTATTGTCTAGGAAAATACTATTAATATTTATCAAATCTAGTTTCAGGTGTACATATTATCTCGTGAGACAATAGAGATCTGATTTTACAACCTCTAGAGAATAGAGATGAGCTCTAAGGCATGTATCTCTTGTAAATTGATCCCTCAAATACTAATAAAACTTTAAATTTGATGCCCTTTTGTGGTGGCAACTACTGAAACTCTGCATTAGTCCAGAACCACTGATTGTTCTGTGTCTAGTTTCTTACCACCAAACTACTGAAACTCTGCATTAGTCCAGAACCACTGGAAATGTTCTTACCATTAAAGTTGGACAAAGAACATAGTTGTGACGACACTTAAGTTGGGGATGTCAACTTTAGCAGGCCAAGCATGGCAGCTACCGTAAGCAATCAGATAACTTGTGTGGGACTCCTATTTTAAATTTGAATACATATGAAGTAGGTTCGGGAGTATTAGTTTAGGAGCTAGTGCTGTTCTGCAGATccttaatttaataaatagtttttcttctttgatataaattttttttcttaattctcAAAAGCAAAGAATGTAGCTTTGGCAATTGTAGCAGAACATGGAGATATGAAGAAGTAGCTTTTTACTCCTTAACTTTCCAAGTTATAACAGCACATGTTACGTGTATTACTTATTAATCATGTTCTGCAGAAAGGTTGCACAAAGTGACTGATGCCCAAGTAACAGATATACCAGAAATGTGTATGAAAatcaatatttattttctcttgtaatttcagaaaagcaggaaaaaaattacaaatggAAAAGGACCATCTAATCTCACTATGGTATTGCAGTTTCACCATCCAGAAAACTTCACAAGAGTCCCTGATCATGCTTAGTGGCTAGTCAGGCGAATTGGAAGTCCTTTTTCTGGGGTAGGCATCATATCACCTGTGATCTTTTCCTTAGGAAACACCACTTCCCACTTGAACCTCTTGACCACATTGTGAACAAAAGTGAGTATTGCAAGCCTGGCATACTCTTTTCCTGGGCACATTCTTGGTCCTCCTCCAAATGGAACAAATGTGAATGGTGGGAATACGCTCAAGTCATTGTATCTTGAGGGGTCGAACTTTTCTGGGTTGGGGAAGAATTCTGGGTTCATGTTTGTTGTGCTAACAGTCCAGTATACCTGCAACAAAACAAGACTTGGTTAGCTACTAAGTCTTAACCAGGGATGCTCCTTTTAAATCAAAAACTAAGATGATGGACAAGGTTTATACCTTCCAGCCCTTGGGAATAGTGTAACCGGCATACTCAAAGTCGGTCAAAGCCTCTCTGAATGTTCCCTGAAGTGGTGGAGTGAATCTCATGACCTCATATATGACATTCCATGAGTACTTCATCTTATTCAAGTCTTCCCATTCCAAAAGTTGTCCTGGCTTCTTCGACTCTGCAACCTCCATTTGTTCTGTTTCCAACACAAAAACTCAGTTAGcataaaattagaaagagaAAACTTTGATGAACTGGGTTATGAAGTTGTGAGGTGAATTACCTGCTAGGACCTTGGCATAGATGTCAGGCCTTTCTCCCACATACTTCATGAAGAAAGTCATAGCAGTAGCCACAGTACTGTACCCTGCAGTCAACAGACCCATCATCTTATCAGCAATCTCAGCCTCAGGCATGTGTTGCCCAGATGGATCACTTGCCACAATCATATGTGTCAAAATATCCATCATTGGTGCTCCTGATGCCATTGCAGCCTTCTTCTCCTGGATCACAGCCTTCAACTCCTTCCTGATTGCATCAGCTGCTTTTGTTGCTTTGTAGAAAATGGTTCCTGGGAAGTTCACAATGAGTGAGTGCATCCCCACAGTCACATCATCAAAGTTCTCCACCAGCCTAGCAATCCTCTCCGGCTCATCAATCCCCAAGAAGAATCTGCAGGCAAGACTAAGAGTCAAAGTCTTGGCCAGAGGGTAGGCCAAGACCTGGTTCTTGCCTTCCCAGTAGACCTTCATCTGTTCTTGGGTGATTGAGTCCATTTTCCCCAAGTACCTCATCAATGCTTCCGGCTTGAGGAACCCCGGTGACCTAAGTACTTTCGCCTCTTCGTCCCGAGCAGGCTGCTTTGGAGGAACAACAGCAGTAGCCTTGTATGACCTGAACATCTTCTGCATGGAGTGTGGTCGGAATGCAGTGAAGTACTTCTGTTCGTTGCTGAAGAGAAACTTGTGACCATTTGGTCCACAAATGACAGCGGTTTTCTCCCCAAGGATCTTAGTCTTGAAGATCTCAGGGGAGTACCTCTTCATCCTCTTGAACACAAAGTTTTCCGGCTTGCCAAAAAGAAACTCGAGAGTCTCTCCCACAATAGGCCACCCCATGCTGCCTGGTGGGAGGTTCTTGCCATCTTCGGATTTGAACGCAAATAGAGCGAAGGCGAAAAGAGCAGCACCCAAAGAGAGAACAAGGTAAAGGGTCTCCATGGTTGGAACTCGGAGCTTAATGGTTGGCTGAGACTGAATGAAGTTAGGAAGCAGTGGTGTCTATGGAGCTTTAAGAGGGTTTATAAAGGCCAAAAAAGTCGTCAATGTTGAATATTCTTCTGCCTGCTTAGTATATTTTCACTATTTT encodes:
- the LOC126786697 gene encoding probable ribose-5-phosphate isomerase 4, chloroplastic isoform X1, translating into MLLAMAAIAIASPNPLHSSLTLSNARGRRAFCTRRRTHSLKISGSSLADGSALFQAAHYTVDNYIKSGMVIGLGSGIASGMAMQYIGLQLGAGAFKDIVGIPMSVASANEAAKAGIPLGHYEDSSRIDFAFDDADIIEERTLIAVIGRTRSQGEESIIQEKTILNAANKLVFIVRENQYKCGMDGSIPVLVNPVNWMETAEEIDDLFLGDAELWRRPSVGLAGPHGGQFPLVTREGHNVIDVIFTSPILSLAEVSMSLDNIDGVIEHGIISKFPCTAVIASESGLSVVDNVPKNAVKEP
- the LOC126786697 gene encoding probable ribose-5-phosphate isomerase 4, chloroplastic isoform X2 — protein: MVIGLGSGIASGMAMQYIGLQLGAGAFKDIVGIPMSVASANEAAKAGIPLGHYEDSSRIDFAFDDADIIEERTLIAVIGRTRSQGEESIIQEKTILNAANKLVFIVRENQYKCGMDGSIPVLVNPVNWMETAEEIDDLFLGDAELWRRPSVGLAGPHGGQFPLVTREGHNVIDVIFTSPILSLAEVSMSLDNIDGVIEHGIISKFPCTAVIASESGLSVVDNVPKNAVKEP
- the LOC126786692 gene encoding beta-amyrin 28-monooxygenase-like codes for the protein METLYLVLSLGAALFAFALFAFKSEDGKNLPPGSMGWPIVGETLEFLFGKPENFVFKRMKRYSPEIFKTKILGEKTAVICGPNGHKFLFSNEQKYFTAFRPHSMQKMFRSYKATAVVPPKQPARDEEAKVLRSPGFLKPEALMRYLGKMDSITQEQMKVYWEGKNQVLAYPLAKTLTLSLACRFFLGIDEPERIARLVENFDDVTVGMHSLIVNFPGTIFYKATKAADAIRKELKAVIQEKKAAMASGAPMMDILTHMIVASDPSGQHMPEAEIADKMMGLLTAGYSTVATAMTFFMKYVGERPDIYAKVLAEQMEVAESKKPGQLLEWEDLNKMKYSWNVIYEVMRFTPPLQGTFREALTDFEYAGYTIPKGWKVYWTVSTTNMNPEFFPNPEKFDPSRYNDLSVFPPFTFVPFGGGPRMCPGKEYARLAILTFVHNVVKRFKWEVVFPKEKITGDMMPTPEKGLPIRLTSH